The Bacteroidales bacterium genome includes a window with the following:
- a CDS encoding SBBP repeat-containing protein has protein sequence MKHKNLSLAFTTFIVAFIAFGNIPTNAGETNGSNNQFFIENKGQWPDEVRFLTKIAGMNAWITNNGVVYDHFIIERNYEPSDLLNLPVHEKRMAEMENTTIKGHVVKMNLEGADQNAASAGIDKQPGYYNYFKGNDPEKWASYVPLYGQIEIHEVYEGINVKYYFDGGLLRYDFHVKAGADINQIRFSLEGPAALKINENGELIIETSLGEVIHGQLYAYQFINGAEKEVTCHFLKNTDGTLGVVAENYDPDKDLVIDPLVFSTYLGGNALDAYPSIALTQDGSIIIAGQTISTNFPATAGAYQTEKNDDFDIFISKLDHTGSMLIFSTFLGGGQREEHPKMVLGQDESIFITGSTQSSDFPVTNQAFQTTNPGGSSAFVTRMSATGTSLTYSTYLGGNGNDYGKAIVVDQTGNAYITGGSLSYSGFPTTPGTIHYQYGTLFVAKLNPTGTGLIYSAIFAEAEGQDISIDALGNAYLTGSVSAGGHFPITPGAFQTLPSPAYWPAFALVVNPTATAVLYSTYLTGSSTDYGRTIRIASNGDIVVGGFTWSTNFPTSPGSFQPVGNGHDAFIIRLNSSCTQMVWGTVLSGNGIEQLFGMELDDNDNVIVTGHTGSYDFPVTTDQFIGNDGFYEAVFVSKLSNNGSELFYSALLSNYSFSSTSGRDVKVDADDNIIVAGITGPGYHITNGAYQQTFGGGSWDIFITSIMPVNCQTVCNVSVINHVSCKGGVDAQAQSIPAGGIPPYTYVWSDGQTSAIALNLAAGTYTVTVTDSIGCTATESIVIEEPLLLVFDTIVTGPASCSNSADGTAIAITSGGTPPYSFEWSNGEYGNSAQSLEVGEHFVVVTDNNGCMDSISFTIGHIPAPVPEIVNIQPTSCIGSQNGSAIATSTGGTPPYQFSWSNGETGDTAVALAVGNHFVVVTDANGCEETISFSIGHVPVPVPEIVSTQAASCANSLDGVAIVEGSEGTPPYTFAWSNSETGDMAVTLPIGENTVTIIDSNGCEETISFSIDYIRPYDGELICAVTVNPETGNNTILWEKTENVRTIAYNIYREGSASGVYEMIGSTLFSEPSVFTDTLANPAQQSYRYKLAVVDSCQEESGLSSLHKSIHLSMNVGVNNEINLLWTPYEGFNYPTHYIMRSIDNSPYQQIGLVPSTNLSFTDVAPPTGYKKYMVEIDMPEDCSLMKDGLKIHSNTVIHEPSGIGNLAGKVGFMIYPNPGDGLFTLVFQAPVYESDLTITVFDLLGSILHTQEIISGSLDVKLNMQHLPGGIYYLRVAGSNISGSVKMIKL, from the coding sequence ATGAAACACAAAAACCTATCCCTCGCTTTTACAACTTTCATTGTTGCCTTCATCGCTTTTGGAAATATTCCAACCAATGCTGGTGAAACTAATGGATCGAACAATCAGTTTTTTATTGAAAACAAAGGCCAATGGCCTGATGAGGTTCGTTTCCTGACAAAAATTGCGGGAATGAACGCCTGGATCACAAACAATGGAGTTGTTTACGATCACTTTATTATTGAACGCAATTACGAACCCTCCGATTTACTGAATTTGCCTGTCCACGAAAAGCGAATGGCCGAAATGGAGAACACCACAATTAAGGGGCATGTTGTGAAAATGAACCTTGAGGGCGCTGACCAAAACGCCGCAAGCGCCGGAATTGACAAACAGCCGGGTTACTATAATTATTTCAAAGGCAATGATCCGGAAAAATGGGCCAGCTATGTGCCGCTTTACGGACAAATTGAAATCCATGAGGTTTATGAAGGCATCAATGTTAAATATTACTTTGATGGCGGTTTGTTGCGCTATGATTTTCATGTGAAAGCCGGGGCGGATATCAACCAGATACGATTCAGCCTCGAAGGCCCGGCCGCTTTGAAAATCAACGAAAACGGCGAACTAATAATTGAAACCAGCCTGGGCGAAGTCATCCACGGCCAACTCTACGCCTACCAGTTTATCAATGGTGCAGAAAAAGAAGTCACCTGTCATTTTCTAAAGAACACCGATGGCACACTTGGAGTCGTAGCAGAAAATTATGACCCTGACAAAGACCTGGTAATTGACCCGCTGGTGTTTTCGACGTATTTGGGAGGGAATGCATTGGATGCTTATCCTTCAATTGCTTTGACTCAGGATGGTTCTATAATTATTGCTGGACAAACCATTTCAACTAATTTCCCTGCAACAGCAGGAGCTTACCAAACGGAAAAAAATGACGACTTTGATATTTTTATTTCGAAGTTGGATCACACAGGGTCAATGTTGATTTTTTCAACTTTTCTTGGTGGAGGTCAGCGTGAGGAACACCCCAAAATGGTATTGGGACAAGATGAAAGTATATTTATTACCGGATCTACACAATCATCCGATTTTCCTGTCACAAATCAAGCTTTCCAGACAACGAATCCTGGAGGTTCATCTGCGTTCGTAACCCGGATGAGTGCAACAGGAACATCCTTAACCTATTCAACTTATTTAGGCGGAAATGGAAATGACTACGGTAAGGCTATTGTTGTTGATCAAACCGGAAATGCTTATATAACCGGAGGTTCATTATCATATTCTGGTTTTCCAACCACACCTGGAACAATTCATTATCAATATGGCACTTTATTCGTAGCCAAGCTAAACCCCACAGGCACAGGTCTTATTTATAGTGCAATATTTGCCGAAGCTGAAGGCCAAGATATTTCTATTGATGCGCTTGGTAATGCTTATCTGACAGGAAGTGTATCTGCAGGAGGACACTTTCCAATCACACCTGGTGCATTCCAAACATTACCAAGTCCAGCCTATTGGCCTGCTTTTGCCCTGGTTGTCAATCCAACTGCAACTGCCGTACTCTATTCAACCTATCTAACAGGAAGTAGTACGGATTATGGCCGAACAATTAGAATTGCATCCAACGGAGACATCGTCGTTGGTGGTTTCACCTGGTCCACCAACTTCCCAACTTCACCAGGATCGTTTCAACCTGTAGGAAATGGGCATGACGCATTTATTATCAGGCTTAATTCCAGTTGTACCCAAATGGTTTGGGGAACTGTTCTAAGTGGAAATGGAATAGAACAATTATTTGGAATGGAGCTTGACGACAATGACAATGTTATAGTCACTGGCCACACAGGCTCTTATGATTTTCCCGTAACCACAGATCAATTTATAGGTAATGATGGATTTTATGAAGCCGTATTTGTCAGTAAACTTTCAAATAACGGATCTGAGTTGTTTTATTCAGCCCTGCTGTCAAACTATTCATTTTCATCCACGTCAGGCCGTGATGTTAAAGTAGATGCGGATGATAATATCATTGTAGCCGGAATAACGGGTCCGGGGTATCATATAACCAATGGTGCATACCAGCAAACATTTGGTGGAGGCTCTTGGGATATATTTATTACATCAATAATGCCGGTTAATTGCCAAACTGTATGCAATGTAAGTGTGATTAACCATGTTAGCTGTAAAGGTGGTGTTGATGCCCAGGCTCAATCAATTCCTGCAGGTGGAATTCCACCCTACACGTATGTATGGAGCGATGGACAGACAAGCGCCATTGCACTAAACCTTGCTGCCGGCACTTATACGGTAACAGTAACCGACTCCATCGGTTGCACCGCAACAGAAAGCATTGTGATTGAGGAACCATTGTTACTCGTTTTCGACACCATTGTTACAGGCCCGGCAAGTTGCTCTAATTCGGCAGATGGAACTGCAATTGCTATTACATCAGGTGGAACACCTCCATATTCTTTTGAGTGGAGTAATGGTGAGTACGGAAATTCAGCCCAAAGCCTGGAGGTCGGTGAGCATTTTGTAGTCGTAACGGACAATAATGGTTGCATGGATAGTATCAGTTTTACAATTGGACACATACCAGCCCCGGTTCCTGAAATAGTAAATATTCAGCCAACAAGTTGTATTGGTAGCCAGAATGGGTCGGCCATTGCCACAAGCACAGGCGGAACCCCGCCTTATCAATTTTCCTGGAGCAATGGTGAAACCGGAGATACGGCTGTTGCACTCGCTGTTGGTAATCATTTTGTAGTTGTAACTGATGCCAACGGGTGTGAAGAAACTATCAGCTTCAGCATCGGGCATGTCCCGGTTCCCGTTCCGGAAATAGTAAGCACCCAAGCTGCAAGTTGTGCAAACAGTCTTGACGGTGTTGCAATTGTTGAAGGTTCGGAAGGAACTCCGCCTTATACTTTTGCCTGGAGCAACAGCGAAACCGGTGATATGGCTGTTACTTTGCCGATTGGGGAAAATACCGTAACTATTATTGATTCAAATGGGTGCGAAGAAACTATTAGCTTCAGCATTGACTACATCCGGCCTTACGATGGGGAGCTGATTTGCGCGGTTACGGTAAATCCGGAAACCGGTAACAACACCATTCTCTGGGAAAAGACTGAGAATGTGCGAACCATAGCATATAATATTTACCGGGAAGGCAGCGCAAGCGGTGTTTATGAAATGATTGGCTCCACGCTTTTCTCTGAGCCTTCTGTGTTTACAGATACATTAGCAAATCCTGCACAACAAAGTTACCGCTACAAACTGGCCGTGGTTGATTCATGTCAGGAAGAATCGGGTTTAAGCTCGTTGCATAAATCCATACATTTATCAATGAATGTGGGTGTGAATAATGAGATCAACCTTTTATGGACGCCCTATGAGGGATTTAACTATCCTACCCATTATATTATGCGAAGCATCGATAACAGTCCTTATCAGCAAATTGGGTTGGTTCCATCAACAAACCTGTCGTTTACCGATGTTGCCCCACCAACAGGCTATAAAAAATACATGGTTGAAATTGATATGCCGGAAGATTGTAGTTTAATGAAAGATGGCTTAAAAATTCACTCGAATACTGTAATTCATGAACCATCAGGAATTGGAAATCTGGCAGGCAAAGTTGGGTTCATGATCTATCCCAATCCCGGCGATGGTTTGTTCACACTTGTTTTCCAAGCACCAGTTTACGAATCCGATTTAACGATTACAGTTTTTGATCTGCTTGGCAGTATTCTTCACACACAGGAAATTATTTCCGGCAGCCTTGACGTTAAACTTAACATGCAACATCTGCCAGGAGGCATTTATTATCTGCGGGTTGCTGGTTCAAATATTTCCGGCAGTGTGAAGATGATCAAACTATGA
- a CDS encoding BamA/TamA family outer membrane protein: MKLRLICSICLVLSFIGPPAALSQVLIGSELPEINYTRPATYTIGGITVSGVEYLDHGVIIVLSGLSVGDIIEVPSDRIRDAIEKLWLQGLFENISITASRVEGELIFLNLHMKERPRLSRFSFRGVRKAEADDMRDKIKLVRNDVVTDHLIIRTENIIKNHFSSKGYMNTEVDITSIPDTAAIHQVELIINIDKKSRIRIETINIDGNHALSDKKAKRQLKDTKERGIVKPFDSMEPLIRNVGKSALRLDVQGIGQAIVDAFSEDIRPRILKSSRLIQDDYATDKRNLISKYNELGYRDARIISDSVYRTGKNFVAIDLKIDEGPQYYFGDIRWIGNTKYSTEVLSTVLGINKGDIYNQKILETNLMYNPQGLDISSLYLDDGYLFFRVTPVEVRVENDTIDLEMRLFEGKQATINNVSIQGNTRTNDHVVIRELRTRPGQLFNRTDIIRSTRDLAQLKYFDAEKINPVPIPNPDEGTVDLIYEVEETSADQIELSGGWGYGRIIGTLGLSFNNFSTRNLFKGDAWRPIPGGDGQKLSLRMQSFGRGYISYSASFTEPWLGGKKPNSLSVSYYHSTFTTGVAKSNPQFGSFKQDGFSVMLGKRLQWPDDFFVLIQTMSLQRYSLFNYANILPVGGGTGDFNSISYGVTFGRKSVDQPIYPRGGSDFTVALTVTPPYSLFSNKNYDGMADKDKFKWLEYHKWNINSSWFQAIVGDLVLSVRSRYGFLGHYNNDIGTIPFERYFVGGDGLSGYNNFDGREIIAFRGYSDQSLTPGRYNNENIGATIYNKNTVEVRYPLSLNPSATIYVLGFAEAGNAWRNFGEFNPFDLKRSAGVGVRVFLPMFGLLGLDWGYGFDPIPGMPSANKGQFHFSINQSID, translated from the coding sequence ATGAAATTGAGGTTAATTTGTTCTATCTGCCTGGTACTATCCTTTATTGGCCCTCCGGCAGCGTTATCACAGGTGTTGATCGGCTCTGAACTCCCTGAAATCAATTATACCAGGCCTGCAACCTATACAATAGGTGGAATCACAGTAAGCGGTGTTGAATATCTCGATCATGGTGTAATCATCGTGCTTTCCGGACTAAGCGTAGGCGATATAATCGAAGTTCCAAGCGACAGAATCCGCGATGCTATAGAAAAACTCTGGCTGCAGGGTTTGTTTGAAAATATTAGCATTACCGCAAGCCGGGTAGAAGGTGAGTTGATCTTCCTCAACCTTCACATGAAAGAAAGGCCGCGTTTGAGCAGGTTCAGCTTTCGTGGCGTAAGAAAAGCTGAAGCCGATGATATGCGCGACAAAATAAAACTGGTTCGCAATGATGTTGTAACAGACCATCTGATCATCAGAACCGAAAACATCATCAAAAATCATTTCAGCAGTAAAGGCTATATGAACACCGAAGTAGACATCACTTCTATTCCCGACACTGCTGCCATTCACCAAGTTGAACTTATCATCAACATTGATAAGAAAAGCCGCATCCGTATCGAAACCATCAACATTGATGGCAATCATGCATTATCAGATAAAAAGGCAAAACGGCAACTCAAAGATACCAAGGAGCGCGGGATAGTTAAGCCTTTCGACAGCATGGAACCGTTGATACGGAATGTTGGAAAATCTGCGCTGCGGCTCGATGTACAAGGCATTGGTCAAGCAATAGTAGACGCTTTCAGTGAAGATATCAGGCCCCGAATTCTAAAATCTTCCCGTTTGATCCAGGATGATTATGCTACCGATAAACGCAACCTGATCAGTAAATACAATGAGTTAGGCTATCGCGATGCACGGATCATCTCTGATTCCGTTTATCGAACCGGCAAAAATTTTGTAGCTATTGACTTAAAAATTGATGAAGGCCCGCAATACTATTTTGGCGATATCAGATGGATAGGCAATACCAAATACAGCACAGAAGTGCTTAGCACCGTTCTGGGTATCAATAAAGGGGATATCTACAACCAGAAAATACTTGAAACAAACCTGATGTATAATCCGCAAGGCCTTGACATCAGTTCCCTTTACCTCGACGACGGGTATTTATTTTTCCGTGTCACCCCAGTGGAAGTGCGGGTTGAAAACGATACCATTGACCTTGAAATGCGCCTTTTTGAGGGCAAGCAGGCAACCATCAATAATGTTTCGATTCAGGGCAACACAAGAACAAATGACCATGTTGTTATCCGTGAGTTGCGAACCAGGCCCGGCCAGCTATTCAACCGTACCGATATTATACGATCCACACGCGACCTGGCTCAATTAAAATATTTTGACGCCGAAAAAATAAACCCGGTTCCCATTCCCAACCCCGACGAAGGAACTGTTGATCTTATTTATGAAGTGGAAGAAACCTCCGCTGATCAAATCGAATTGTCGGGTGGCTGGGGCTATGGGCGTATCATTGGCACCCTGGGTTTATCGTTCAATAATTTTTCGACACGGAATTTATTCAAAGGCGATGCCTGGCGGCCAATTCCTGGCGGCGACGGGCAGAAACTCAGCCTGCGGATGCAATCCTTCGGCCGGGGTTACATAAGCTACAGCGCCTCATTTACTGAGCCATGGCTGGGTGGGAAAAAGCCCAACTCCCTTAGTGTTTCTTACTATCACTCAACTTTTACAACAGGTGTTGCAAAGAGCAATCCGCAGTTTGGATCGTTCAAACAGGATGGGTTCTCAGTGATGCTTGGAAAACGTTTACAATGGCCCGACGACTTTTTTGTGCTTATACAAACCATGTCCCTGCAACGCTATTCATTATTTAACTATGCCAATATTCTCCCCGTCGGTGGCGGTACCGGTGATTTTAACAGCATCAGCTACGGGGTAACATTTGGACGAAAATCAGTTGATCAGCCGATTTACCCGCGCGGAGGTTCCGATTTCACCGTTGCACTCACAGTCACACCGCCATATAGTCTTTTCAGCAATAAAAACTATGATGGAATGGCTGATAAAGACAAGTTTAAATGGCTTGAATATCATAAGTGGAACATCAACTCGTCATGGTTTCAGGCAATTGTTGGAGATCTGGTTCTTAGTGTGCGATCACGATACGGTTTTCTTGGGCATTACAACAACGATATTGGCACCATACCCTTCGAACGCTATTTCGTAGGTGGCGATGGCCTTTCGGGTTACAACAACTTCGACGGGCGCGAAATCATCGCCTTCCGTGGGTATAGCGACCAATCACTCACACCAGGCCGTTACAATAACGAGAATATCGGAGCCACTATATATAATAAGAACACCGTGGAGGTCAGATATCCTTTATCACTTAATCCAAGTGCAACGATTTATGTTCTGGGTTTTGCCGAAGCAGGCAACGCCTGGCGTAACTTCGGCGAGTTTAATCCTTTTGATCTCAAACGCTCGGCAGGTGTTGGGGTAAGGGTATTTTTGCCCATGTTCGGTTTGTTAGGCCTCGACTGGGGTTATGGGTTCGACCCAATACCCGGAATGCCATCAGCCAATAAAGGACAGTTCCATTTCTCGATCAACCAATCCATTGATTAG
- a CDS encoding OmpH family outer membrane protein, which yields MITLLVAATFMVFGFTSQAQKFAYVDTSYILENVPEYNSAQTRIDALTVEYQKEIEAKFAEIESLYRTFQNEVILLPEEMKRKREEEIVTKEKEVKELQQKRFGQSGDLFKKREELIKPIQEKIYTALEEVAAAGNYAIIFDKAGSVSMLFTDPRFDISEEVLAKMGYAF from the coding sequence ATGATCACATTGTTGGTTGCAGCTACCTTTATGGTTTTTGGGTTCACAAGCCAGGCACAGAAGTTCGCATACGTTGACACCAGTTATATCCTTGAAAACGTACCTGAGTATAATAGCGCTCAAACCCGTATTGATGCCTTAACCGTTGAGTACCAAAAAGAGATTGAGGCGAAGTTTGCTGAAATCGAAAGTCTTTACCGCACTTTCCAGAACGAAGTGATCTTGCTTCCCGAAGAAATGAAACGCAAGCGTGAGGAAGAGATCGTTACCAAGGAAAAGGAAGTAAAAGAATTGCAGCAAAAGCGGTTCGGACAAAGTGGTGATTTATTCAAAAAGCGCGAAGAACTCATCAAGCCTATCCAGGAAAAAATTTACACCGCCCTTGAGGAAGTGGCAGCTGCTGGCAATTATGCCATAATTTTTGATAAAGCCGGCAGTGTTTCTATGCTTTTCACCGATCCGCGATTCGACATCAGCGAAGAAGTGCTGGCTAAGATGGGATATGCTTTCTAA
- a CDS encoding isoprenyl transferase, whose translation MSLKEKINPDQLPQHIAIIMDGNGRWAKMRGEHRIFGHEQGVISVRETAEAAAEIGIKYLTLYAFSTENWKRPATEIEALMHLLVQTINQETKTLSDNDIRLKAIGDLNSLDSRCRDELLEAIKKTSGNKRMDLMLALSYSGRWELTETFKQLAQQIKDGVLKPSDICQETIAANLTTAGIPDPELLIRTSGEYRISNFLLWQSAYTEMYFTTKLWPDFRKDDLYEAIIDYQNRERRFGKVSEQLIKCKQK comes from the coding sequence ATGAGCCTAAAAGAAAAAATAAACCCCGACCAATTACCACAGCATATTGCCATCATCATGGATGGAAATGGCCGTTGGGCAAAAATGCGAGGAGAGCATCGGATTTTCGGGCATGAGCAAGGTGTAATATCAGTAAGGGAAACCGCTGAAGCTGCCGCCGAAATCGGAATTAAATATCTGACCCTGTATGCCTTTTCAACTGAAAACTGGAAACGCCCGGCTACCGAAATTGAAGCATTGATGCATTTGCTGGTTCAAACCATTAACCAGGAAACAAAAACGCTGTCAGACAATGATATAAGGCTTAAGGCAATTGGCGACCTGAATTCACTTGATAGTCGTTGCCGGGATGAATTACTGGAAGCAATTAAGAAAACATCCGGCAACAAAAGGATGGATCTTATGCTGGCGCTGAGTTACAGTGGTCGCTGGGAGCTTACAGAAACCTTTAAGCAACTGGCCCAGCAGATAAAAGATGGTGTTCTTAAACCATCCGATATCTGCCAGGAAACGATTGCCGCAAACCTGACTACGGCAGGCATTCCCGACCCTGAGCTGCTGATACGTACAAGCGGTGAGTACCGCATCAGTAATTTCCTGCTATGGCAAAGCGCTTACACCGAAATGTATTTTACAACAAAACTCTGGCCCGATTTCCGGAAAGACGACCTGTATGAAGCCATCATTGACTATCAAAACCGTGAGAGGCGGTTCGGGAAAGTGAGCGAACAACTTATAAAGTGTAAACAAAAATGA
- a CDS encoding OmpH family outer membrane protein: protein MKKGLIFIALSVLVFTTLNVSAQSKAKFGHIDFAVLYAAMPGQDSIKTIFEQYTKDLQDTFASMTNEYQTKLQDYQANMATMSNLIRQNKEREIMDIQTRMEDFRTQAEQDLQQKELELTTPIIDKARQAVSDVAKENGYTYVFNSSEGLLLYSDPSDDILPLVKKKLNIQ, encoded by the coding sequence ATGAAAAAAGGACTAATTTTTATTGCTTTAAGTGTGTTGGTTTTTACCACACTCAATGTTTCGGCTCAGTCGAAAGCCAAATTTGGCCATATTGATTTTGCTGTATTGTATGCCGCTATGCCGGGTCAGGACTCAATCAAAACGATTTTTGAACAATACACCAAAGACCTGCAGGATACTTTTGCCAGCATGACCAATGAGTATCAGACAAAACTCCAGGATTACCAAGCCAATATGGCCACTATGTCGAACCTGATCCGCCAGAATAAGGAACGCGAAATCATGGATATTCAAACCCGTATGGAAGATTTCCGCACACAAGCAGAACAGGATTTGCAACAAAAGGAGCTTGAACTGACAACACCGATCATTGATAAAGCCCGCCAGGCTGTAAGTGATGTAGCCAAAGAAAACGGTTACACCTACGTTTTCAATAGCTCAGAAGGACTGTTGCTTTATTCTGACCCAAGCGATGATATACTTCCGCTGGTAAAGAAAAAGTTAAACATTCAGTAG
- a CDS encoding NAD kinase, protein MRIALYGKSADSEGIACLKPLFERFSHHQISYIIYKPFYEVLRSEIDLGDNPALFTSKDVLKDKADFLFSIGGDGTLLDTLTLVRDSGIPVMGINLGRMGFLSSISKKDIIPAIDAIVSGEYVLDSRELLSLETSGNLFGELNFALNELTINKKDTSSMILIHVYVDEKFLHAYWADGLIISTPTGSTAYSLSCNGPIIAPDAANFVITPIATHNLTVRPVVIPDKSIIRIKVEGREKEYLVSLDSRSEVIHPETELLVRKANFRINLLQMKDQYFFRTIREKLSWGQDIRN, encoded by the coding sequence ATGAGAATAGCATTATACGGGAAATCAGCCGATAGCGAAGGCATCGCTTGCCTTAAACCATTGTTTGAAAGATTCAGCCATCACCAGATCAGCTACATAATTTACAAGCCTTTTTATGAAGTCTTGCGATCTGAGATTGATCTGGGTGACAATCCGGCACTTTTCACAAGCAAGGATGTGCTGAAGGATAAAGCTGACTTTCTCTTTTCAATCGGTGGCGACGGTACGCTGCTTGACACACTAACACTTGTGCGCGATTCAGGTATACCGGTTATGGGTATCAACCTGGGCAGAATGGGATTTTTATCAAGCATCTCAAAAAAAGATATTATTCCGGCTATTGATGCAATCGTCAGCGGTGAATATGTGCTGGATTCACGGGAATTGCTCAGCCTTGAAACTTCCGGAAATCTTTTTGGCGAACTGAACTTTGCATTGAATGAACTCACCATTAATAAGAAAGATACATCCTCCATGATTCTGATCCATGTTTATGTGGATGAGAAATTCCTGCATGCCTATTGGGCCGATGGACTGATCATTTCCACACCTACCGGATCAACCGCTTATTCATTATCATGCAATGGCCCAATCATCGCACCCGATGCTGCTAATTTCGTAATCACACCAATTGCCACACACAATTTAACCGTAAGGCCTGTCGTTATTCCCGATAAAAGCATTATCCGCATCAAGGTAGAGGGTCGTGAAAAAGAATATCTTGTGAGCCTTGATTCCCGCTCAGAGGTGATACATCCGGAAACTGAACTTCTGGTGCGCAAGGCCAACTTCCGCATCAACCTTCTTCAGATGAAAGATCAATACTTCTTTCGCACCATTCGCGAGAAGCTGAGCTGGGGTCAGGACATAAGGAACTGA
- a CDS encoding outer membrane beta-barrel protein, with translation MKKYLVALLLASIFYASNAQKIELGAFGGVSYYMGDLNPDKPFELIQPAYGLVYRYNFNNRVAVKANLLRGLVIGDDLLTKYREERAINFESDIYELSVMMEFNFLDYFTGSSHNYVTPYIFGGVGAFMFDPQATYGGTQYSLRELQTEGNSYSQFAMTFPFGIGLKYSLTSKIGLTLEWGMRKTTTDYLDDVSTTYSSQALGIGADLNPQPVAPFDPSGNYTEGMQRGNSKDNDWYSFAGLSVVFRINFKGKANCDEPDRVRF, from the coding sequence ATGAAAAAATATCTTGTAGCACTGCTCCTTGCCAGCATTTTTTATGCATCAAATGCACAGAAAATTGAACTCGGGGCTTTTGGTGGGGTATCTTATTATATGGGAGATCTGAATCCTGATAAGCCTTTCGAACTTATACAACCAGCCTATGGTTTGGTTTACAGGTATAACTTTAATAACAGGGTTGCTGTGAAAGCCAACCTGTTAAGAGGACTGGTTATAGGCGACGATCTATTAACCAAATACCGTGAAGAAAGAGCCATCAATTTTGAATCCGACATTTATGAACTGTCAGTAATGATGGAGTTTAACTTTTTGGATTACTTTACCGGAAGCAGCCACAACTATGTTACTCCTTACATTTTCGGCGGAGTCGGAGCATTTATGTTCGATCCGCAGGCAACTTACGGTGGCACGCAATACAGCCTGCGCGAACTGCAAACCGAAGGCAACTCTTACTCACAGTTTGCTATGACGTTTCCATTTGGCATCGGATTAAAATATAGCCTTACCAGCAAAATTGGCCTGACATTAGAGTGGGGCATGCGAAAAACAACTACGGATTACCTCGATGATGTGAGCACAACCTATTCATCACAGGCATTGGGCATTGGTGCTGACCTGAACCCACAACCTGTTGCCCCTTTCGACCCATCAGGAAATTACACGGAAGGAATGCAGCGGGGAAATTCAAAAGATAATGATTGGTATAGTTTTGCCGGCCTGTCGGTGGTATTCAGGATTAACTTCAAGGGAAAGGCAAACTGCGATGAACCGGACAGGGTGCGGTTTTAA
- a CDS encoding CBS domain-containing protein encodes MIAKDLISDAILPVRPDDTFIQALSWMDEFRVAHLPVVDGSEYIGLLSEDDIYGNSHFEEAIGSHALTLPKPYVDELRHVFEVLNLFSEHKLTLLPVLDDKNQYVGVITLEGLMQSFASIASIQNPGSVIVLERNYTDYSLSEITQIIESNDATILSMFITSVPESTLMEISIKINRMELGPILQTFNRYNYIIKATYGEASYYDDLKDRYDQLMTYLNV; translated from the coding sequence ATGATCGCCAAAGACCTGATTTCAGATGCCATTTTGCCGGTAAGACCGGACGACACTTTTATACAGGCCCTAAGCTGGATGGATGAGTTCAGGGTTGCACATTTGCCGGTGGTGGATGGTTCGGAATATATTGGCCTGCTTTCAGAAGATGACATCTATGGCAATAGCCACTTTGAGGAAGCCATCGGTTCGCATGCGTTAACCCTTCCAAAACCTTACGTTGACGAGCTTCGTCATGTTTTTGAAGTATTAAATTTGTTTTCCGAGCATAAACTCACCCTGCTTCCGGTGCTGGATGATAAAAACCAGTATGTTGGTGTGATAACATTAGAAGGGCTGATGCAAAGTTTTGCCTCAATAGCTTCGATTCAAAATCCAGGTTCAGTGATTGTGCTGGAGCGGAACTATACTGATTATTCCTTATCCGAGATCACCCAGATCATTGAATCAAACGATGCCACCATCCTCAGCATGTTTATCACCTCGGTTCCTGAAAGCACCCTGATGGAAATTTCCATTAAGATCAACCGCATGGAACTTGGCCCGATACTGCAAACCTTTAACCGTTACAACTATATTATTAAAGCCACTTACGGAGAAGCTTCCTATTACGACGACCTGAAAGACCGTTATGATCAACTGATGACTTATCTGAACGTTTGA